The Camelina sativa cultivar DH55 chromosome 14, Cs, whole genome shotgun sequence genome includes a window with the following:
- the LOC104739072 gene encoding vacuole membrane protein KMS2-like produces MGSEKRTLSKVPEISGLREKHQQDLEKLTLTSQPFKTLTFFVVAVLLYVRRSTSYLLANVGSLILFSSVFVAFAALLVTLDGPHVKHLEEMSKYISFGLWWIFLGVASSIGLGSGLHTFVLYLGPHIALFTIKAMQCGRVDLKSAIYDTIQLKRSPSWLDKPCHEFGSPVFSSGVPLSSILPQVQIEAILWGLGTALGELPPYFISRAASLSGGKMEELETCSGEDNGFIAKRVNQIKGWLLSHSQYLNFFTILILASVPNPLFDLAGIMCGQFDKPFWEFFLATLIGKAIIKTHIQTVFIISVCNNQLLDWVENELIYILSFVPGFASALPELTTKLRLMKDKYLVASPPVTSDINVKKWDLSFASVWNGVVWLMLLNFFGQIVTSTAQRYLKKQQEEELHALTNKSSLSSKGSK; encoded by the exons ATGGGTTCTGAAAAACGTACCCTTTCTAAAGTTCCTGAGATCTCAG GTTTGCGTGAAAAGCATCAACAGGATCTTGAGAAACTTACATTGACCTCACAGCCATTCAAAACCTTGACTTtctttgttgttgctgttttgCTATATGTTAGAAGATCAACCTCCTACCTTCTTGCAAATGTTGGCTCGCTTATACTTTTTAGTAGCGTTTTTGTGGCCTTTGCAGCTTTGCTTGTGACCCTAGATGGCCCTCACGTCAAG CACCTTGAAGAAATGTCTAAGTACATCAGCTTTGGACTATGGTGGATTTTTTTAGGTGTTGCTTCATCTATTGGTCTTG GATCTGGTTTGCATACATTTGTTCTTTATTTGGGTCCCCATATTGCTTTGTTTACCATAAAAGCAATGCAGTGTGGACGAGTCGATTTAAAAAGTGCTATATATGACACAATTCAGTTGAAGAGAAGTCCTTCATGGCTTGATAAACCTTGCCACGAGTTCGGCTCCCCAGTCTTTTCTTCAGGAGTTCCTCTTAGCAGCATACTGCCTCAGGTTCAAATAGAAGCCATACTCTGGGGTTTAGGAACAGCGTTGGGAGAACTTCCTCCTTACTTTATCTCCAGGGCAG CAAGTCTTTCCGGTGGCAAAATGGAAGAATTGGAGACATGTTCTGGTGAAGATAACGGATTCATTGCTAAACGCGTAAATCAGATCAAAGGCTGGCTATTGTCACATTCACAATACCTCAACTTCTTCACGATTCTGATTCTTGCTTCG GTTCCTAACCCATTATTCGACCTTGCTGGAATCATGTGTGGACAATTCGACAAGCCGTTTTGGGAGTTTTTCCTTGCAACATTGATTGGAAAGGCGATCATCAAGACACATATACAG ACGGTTTTCATCATATCTGTCTGCAATAATCAGCTTCTTGACTGGGTAGAGAATGAGCTGATATATATTCTGAGCTTTGTCCCCGGTTTTGCTTCTGCATTGCCTGAGCTCACTACGAAACTCCGCTTAATGAAAGACAAGTACTTGGTTGCTTCGCCTCCAGTAACTTCTGACATCaat GTCAAGAAATGGGATCTTTCTTTTGCATCGGTGTGGAATGGAGTTGTGTGGCTGATGCTTTTGAATTTCTTCGGCCAGATTGTGACTTCAACTGCACAGAGATACCTCaagaagcaacaagaagaagaactacATGCTTTGACTAACAAGTCGTCGCTGAGCTCAAAGGGATCTAAGTAG
- the LOC104739074 gene encoding SEC14 cytosolic factor-like gives MGKKEMKDPHHSSAAAVENDDKVEAVLHLLRKHSPLTLKQEKFCNRACVGRFLRIKGDNVKKAAKHLRSCLSWRSSLGIESLIADEFTAELAEGLAYVAGLDDECRPVLVFRIKQDYQKLHTQKQLTRLVVFTLEVAISTMSRNVEQFVILFDASFFKSASAFMNILVTTLKIVAEYYPCRLYKTFVIDPPSLFSYLWKGIRTFVDLSTATMIVSMQDFQDSFDYDDFSSSYPSRVSSLRFDTSSLKSTDKIGSCASSRFAFTVSRDGLDTVKPWCLTLTDTSSSKLGHNTSAYISPLNARSFSFASPAARSEPFGGPRRSFFASTPMPARTTDRHSIGTLRDPRIPRPSFFQSPAVFFRRESHVSKSEKPRDTFVQFLKFYRRPYDEMTYRSKMRPPLGGLVSIVSTQIRRRHVSLSQRF, from the exons atggggaaaaaagaGATGAAGGATCCTCATCATTCATCAGCTGCAGCAGTAGAGAACGACGACAAAGTCGAAGctgttcttcatctccttcgTAAACATTCTCCTCTCACTCTTAAacag GAGAAGTTCTGTAACAGAGCTTGTGTTGGTAGATTCTTGAGAATTAAAGGAGACAATGTGAAGAAAGCAGCTAAACACCTAAGGTCTTGCCTTTCATGGAGATCTTCTCTTGGCATcg AGAGCTTGATCGCCGACGAGTTCACGGCGGAGCTTGCTGAAGGTCTTGCCTACGTCGCTGGTCTTGATGACGAGTGCAGACCCGTTTTG GTTTTCCGCATTAAACAAGATTATCAGAAGCTACATACGCAGAAACA GTTGACTCGTTTGGTAGTATTTACATTAGAGGTGGCTATCTCAACCATGTCCAGAAACGTCGAACAATTTGTCATCCTTTTCGATGCTA GCTTCTTCAAATCAGCATCAGCTTTCATGAACATACTTGTGACTACACTCAAAATAGTCGCAGAGTATTATCCTTGTCGCCTTTACAAAACCTTTGTCATCGAtcctccttctcttttctcttaccTTTGGAAG GGTATACGCACATTCGTTGATCTTTCAACGGCCACGATGATAGTATCGATGCAAGATTTCCAAGACTCGTTTGACTACGACGACTTCTCGTCATCTTACCCATCACGAGTCTCCTCCCTCCGATTCGACACGTCATCACTCAAATCAACGGACAAGATCGGTTCTTGCGCATCCTCTAGGTTCGCTTTCACCGTATCTCGCGACGGTCTCGACACGGTCAAACCGTGGTGCCTCACGTTGACCGACACGTCATCATCCAAACTAGGACACAACACGAGCGCGTACATCTCACCTCTCAACGCGCGTTCTTTCTCATTCGCGTCGCCGGCGGCTAGGAGCGAGCCCTTCGGTGGTCCGAGGAGGAGCTTCTTCGCTTCAACGCCGATGCCAGCTAGGACCACCGATCGTCACTCCATCGGAACACTGCGTGACCCGCGGATACCACGACCGTCGTTCTTCCAGTCTCCGGCGGTTTTCTTCCGGCGAGAATCACACGTCAGCAAAAGTGAGAAGCCTAGAGATACGTTCGTTCAGTTCCTCAAGTTTTATCGTAGACCGTACGATGAGATGACTTATAGGTCAAAGATGAGGCCACCACTCGGTGGACTCGTCTCCATTGTTTCAACTCAGATCAGACGCCGCCACGTGTCTTTATCTCAACGGTTCTAA